A genomic segment from Gavia stellata isolate bGavSte3 chromosome 6, bGavSte3.hap2, whole genome shotgun sequence encodes:
- the SCRN1 gene encoding secernin-1, whose amino-acid sequence MAAAPPSYCFVAFPPCSKDGLVVFGKNSARPRDEVQEVVYFAATAHDPGSKVECTYIEIEQVPKTHAIVLSRPSWLWGAEMGANEHGVCVANEAVVTREPASESEALLGMDLVRLGLERGATAKEALDVIVALLEEHGQGGNYYEDGSSCHTFQSAFLIVDRNEAWILETSGKYWAAEKITEGVKCICNQLSLTTKIDAEHPELRSYVRSQGWWNGDSDFNFSEVFSLADDHLACCSGRESLEKQGGDVSAQAMIDVLRDKGSGVCVDSESFLTTASIVSVLPQDPSFPCVHYFTGTPDPSRSIFKPFIFVDDVKLVPKVQSPSFGNDDPAKKIPRFQEKPDRRHELYKAHEWARSLLENDQDKGQKLMRIMLDLEKQGLEAMEDILTRTEVLDPAEVVDLFYDCVDTELKFFK is encoded by the exons ATGGCTGCAGCTCCCCCAAGTTACTGTTTTGTAGCCTTTCCCCCATGTTCTAAAGATGGGCTGGTGGTGTTTGGAAAGAACTCTGCACGGCCTAGAGATGAAGTACAGGAGGTGGTCTACTTTGCTGCCACAGCTCACGATCCGGGAAGCAAAGTTGAG TGCACATATATTGAGATTGAGCAGGTGCCGAAGACTCATGCTATTGTGCTGAGCAGGCCCTCCTGGCTTTGGGGGGCAGAAATGGGAGCTAACGAGCATGGAGTCTGTGTAGCTAATGAAGCTGTCGTGACCAGAGAACCAGCTTCTGAATCTGAAGCCTTGCTTGGAATGGATCTTGTCAG ACTTGGCCTAGAAAGAGGTGCAACAGCTAAAGAAGCATTGGATGTAATAGTTGCTCTGTTGGAAGAGCATGGACAAGGTGGAAATTATTATGAAGATGGGAGCTCATGCCATACTTTCCAAAGTGCATTTTTGATTGTGGATAGAAATGAAGCCTGGATACTGGAGACTTCTGGAAAGTActgggcagcagaaaaaatcaCAG AGGGGGTGAAATGCATTTGCAATCAGCTTTCATTAACTACAAAAATTGATGCTGAGCATCCTGAACTAAGGAGTTATGTGAGAAGTCAAGGCTGGTGGAACGGAGACTCAGACTtcaatttttctgaagtgttctCTCTTGCTGATGACCATTTAGCCTGCTGTTCTGGCAGGGAGAGCCTAGAAAAACAAGGTG GTGATGTTTCTGCACAAGCTATGATTGATGTCCTGCGTGACAAGGGTAGTGGTGTCTGTGTGGACTCTGAATCTTTCCTTACTACAGCTAGCATAGTGTCTGTTCTGCCTCAGGACCCTAGTTTTCCCTGTGTTCATTACTTCACTGGCACACCAGACCCTTCAAG GTCCATATTTAAACcctttatttttgttgatgATGTAAAATTAGTACCAAAAGTACAGTCTCCTTCTTTTGGCAATGATGATCCTGCTAAAAAGATACCTCGATTCCAGGAGAAACCTGATCGCAGGCATGAATTGTACAAGGCACATGAATGGGCCCGATCTCTCCTTGAGAATGATCAG GATAAAGGCCAGAAACTGATGAGGATTATGTTAGACCTTGAAAAACAAGGCTTAGAAGCAATGGAAGATATCCTTACTCGTACAGAGGTTCTGGATCCTGCTGAAGTAGTGGATCTTTTCTATGACTGTGTTGACACAGAACTAAAGTTCTTCAAATAA